In Ruminiclostridium josui JCM 17888, the genomic window ATCTAAAATGCTAGAGTATATGAGCGCAATGGCCTGTTCGATGATGTTGGATGAGTAAGCTCTATTTTCTTCCTTAAGCTTTTCAAGTTCACATATCAAGTTTTGGCGGTCCGTTTTTCCATTAGGAAGCTTTGGTATTTGATCTAGTTGAATAAAGCGGGCAGGGATCATGTATTCTGGAACTTTTTGCTTTAACTGTTCTCTGATAAGTGAATTTGCATCTTGCTCTTTATTATCACCTAGTACACAAAATGCAATAAGGCTATTATCTCCTGTTTTGTCTTTTTTATAAAGAACTACCGCTTCATCTATAAAGTCTAAGTTATTTAAAATCTTTTCAATTTCAGTTAAGTTGACTTTATGTCCATATATTTTTATCTGGTTATCTTTTCTTCCAAGATGTTCTAGAACCGATTCCTCACACCATCTCCCAAGATCTCCAGTTTTGAAAACTCTAGTCTCCAATTCATCCGGGCAATTACTTTTACTAAGTTCCTCTAATTTTCCTTGTTTCCAATACCCCTTTGCAATATATGCACTTGTTACAACTATTTCACCAATTTCGCCGGGTTGAACCGGATTGTCCATATCATCCAACAAACTTACGTGTTTTCCAAATAACGGTGCTCCAACTGGTACTCCATCTGTGTTAATAATAGTATTCTTGTCTATAAAATTTTGTGTAATAACACCTGCCTCGGTTATTCCATACTCTATATGTAAGCGTGCATTATCACCGAAATACTCGGTATATAGTTGTACATCTTTATTAGTAATGGCCTCACTTCCCAAGCTAACTAAGCGTAAATCCGGAAATTTGTCCCCCTCTTTCAACTCATCACATAAGTGACGAAAAACTGTAGGTACGGAATGATACACAGAAATCGCATTATCCCTGAGATAGGAAATCAAACCTTTAATACCTTCTTTTTTTATGGAATAAGGGAATATAGTAGCTCCGCAAGCCAGAGGAGCAAATATATCTTTAATACCGGCACTAAAACTGTATGAATAAAGATATGAAAATCTATCGCAACTTTCAATTTTCAAATCTTCGCAATAAACAGTAATAACATGAAGTAAGTTTCTATGGTTATGCACCACTCCCTTAGGTTTCCCTGTAGAACCTGAAGTGTATAAAATATATGAATTATCGTCAAGTGTAACTTTTTCATTTAAATTATCTGAAGGATAATTCTCTGCGTCCCTGAGATTCAAAATTTCCATACCCATATTATTAAATTTCTTCACAAAAGGTAATTGATCATCTTCTACTAAAATTAGTTTTGCACAGGAATCTTTAACGATAGTCTCATTTGTTATATCTGGATAAGTAGGATCTAAAGGAATATAACATAATCCACTTTTTAAAACACCTAACATAGCACTAATTTGAGATACTGGATTACTTAACAATAAAATTACACTGTTCTGATTAGCACAATTCTTTTTAATCATATGGGCGATTTTATTGGAATACAAATCTAATTGTTTGTAAGTAACCTTATTATCCTGATAATGGATAGCACATTTATCATAATTACTTTCCACCTGACTTTGAAATAGCTTAATAAAGTTTATATTCTCGTCTCTTAATAATTTTTTTGTTAGCATGCTAATTCTCTCCTCTTTGTTTATAAGCAAATTCTTACAAAGGACAGATTGAATTTCTTCAACCTGTCCTTTGTAACCATATACATGATTTCAATTAAAACAATGGTCTCAAAACTTTAAAATCAAAATTCGCTTGACATAAACTAATCTCACAATATTTGTTTATTCTTTCAAAGTTTAAGGAAATATTCTAAAGCGAGTAAGTAGCCTAACCAAC contains:
- a CDS encoding non-ribosomal peptide synthetase encodes the protein MLTKKLLRDENINFIKLFQSQVESNYDKCAIHYQDNKVTYKQLDLYSNKIAHMIKKNCANQNSVILLLSNPVSQISAMLGVLKSGLCYIPLDPTYPDITNETIVKDSCAKLILVEDDQLPFVKKFNNMGMEILNLRDAENYPSDNLNEKVTLDDNSYILYTSGSTGKPKGVVHNHRNLLHVITVYCEDLKIESCDRFSYLYSYSFSAGIKDIFAPLACGATIFPYSIKKEGIKGLISYLRDNAISVYHSVPTVFRHLCDELKEGDKFPDLRLVSLGSEAITNKDVQLYTEYFGDNARLHIEYGITEAGVITQNFIDKNTIINTDGVPVGAPLFGKHVSLLDDMDNPVQPGEIGEIVVTSAYIAKGYWKQGKLEELSKSNCPDELETRVFKTGDLGRWCEESVLEHLGRKDNQIKIYGHKVNLTEIEKILNNLDFIDEAVVLYKKDKTGDNSLIAFCVLGDNKEQDANSLIREQLKQKVPEYMIPARFIQLDQIPKLPNGKTDRQNLICELEKLKEENRAYSSNIIEQAIALIYSSILDINNFDINDSIFTLGASSIKVSLVCSMIEDLFDIDFPASYIFSNPSVTNLAKFLTQCEDITKLETKAHMIVEKGL